The genomic window GTGCATCTGGTGACGGGTGCCGCGGCTGCCGTGCAAAACATCAGCAAATGCATTCAACGCTGCGGTTTGTCAGTGGATGAGTTGGTGCCCTCTGCGGTGGCCAGCGCGAAATCTGTGCTGACCGATGACGAGCGCGAACTGGGTGTATGTCTGGTCGATATCGGCGCGGGCACCACGGACATTGCGATCTACACGCAAGGTGCGATCCGTTATACCAAGTCATTGCCGGTGGGTGGCGATCAGGTCACCAACGACATCGCCTACGGTGTGCATACGCCGACGGCGCATGCCGAGGAGATCAAGATCAAGTACGCCTGCGCTTTGGCGCAATTGGCGCATGCCGAGGAAACCATCCAGGTGCCCAGCGTGGGCGATCGTCCGCCGCGCCGACTGGCGCGCCAGTCGCTCGCGCAGAGCGTGCAGGCGCGCTACGAAGAAATCTTCGAGATGGTGCAGGACGAACTGCGCCGTTCCGGCTACGACAGCCTTGTTGCGGCCGGCGTTGTGCTGACTGGCGGCGCTGCACGCATGGAAGGTGCACTGGAGCTGGCCGAGGAGATCTTCCACAAGATGGTGCGCATTGGCGTGCCACAGCATGTGAATGGCTTTGGCGAGGTGATCGCCAATCCGCTGCATTCCACTGGCGTGGGCTTGCTGCTGCATGGCGCGCGTTCGGGCGGCATGCGCGTGAGTGGCGCGACGGGCGGCAGCGTAGGCGGCCTGGTCGACAAGTTGCGTAGTTGGCTCACCAAGAATTTTTAAGAGTTTTGGCTGCGCAGGAGGCGCGGCATGGGCGAATGGAGGTTCGCTCGCCACCACGGCATGACAGGAGTGATGCCGCGGTTACAACGACAACGAAAGCTCTACGGAGGACGGGAAATGTTTGAACTGGTCGAAAAACTCGCACCCAATGCGGTGATCAAAGTCATTGGCGTGGGCGGCGGCGGCGGGAATGCCGTGGCGCACATGCTCAATTCCAACATCGAAGGCGTCGAGTTCATCGTCGCCAACACCGACTCCCAAGCCATGAAAGGCTGCGGCGGTCGCATGCATCTGCAACTGGGCGCCAATGTCACCAAGGGCCTGGGCGCGGGTGCCAATCCGGAAGTGGGTCGCCAGGCCGCCCTGGAAGACCGCGAGCGCATCGAGGAAATGCTCGATGGCGCAGACATGGTGTTCATCACCTGCGGCATGGGTGGTGGCACGGGCACGGGTGCGGCGCCGGTTGTCGCACAGCTGGCCAAAGAGAAGGGCATTCTGACGGTGGCGGTGGTGACCAAGCCGTTCCCGTTCGAAGGTCGCCGCCGCATGCAGGTCGCGCTGAAGGGTATCGAAGACCTGTCGCAGCACGTTGACTCGCTGATCACGGTGCCGAACGAAAAGCTGCTCTCGGTGCTGGGCCGTGAAGTGACCCTGCTCAACGCCTTCAAGGCTGCCAACGATGTGCTGCAGGGTGCGGTGCAGGGTATTGCGGATCTGATCACCAGCCCAGGCCTGATCAACGTCGACTTCGCTGACGTGCGCACGGTCATGAGCGAAATGGGCCTGTCGATGATGGGCACCGGTACGGCTCGCGGCGACGATCGCGCCCAGGCCGCGGCCGAAGCGGCGATCAACAATCCGCTGCTGGAAGACGTCAACCTCAATGGCGCCTGCGGCATCCTGGTCAACGTGACTGCCGGTCCGAACCTCACCATGCGCGAGTTCGACGAGATCGGCCGCATCATCCACGACTTCGCCAGCGAAGACGCCACCGTGGTGATCGGTACCTCGCTTGATCCGGAAATGCAGGATGACGTGCGCGTGACCGTGGTGGCCACCGGCCTCAACCGCGTAGCCGCCCGCCAGCCGGTTCGCCCGGTCACGACCCAGGTGGAAATGCGCCAGCGGCCCCGCCCGATGGTGCTGCGCACCGGTACCGGCAACGAAGTGGTCGACTATGCCCAGCCGGAAGTGGTCGCCAGCAACCCCCGGGGCGGCGACAGCCAGGCCAAGAGCGCCGATCCGAGCTTCGATTACCTGGACATCCCCGCTTTCTTGCGTCGCCAGGCGGATTAATACGTAAAGAAATGTGAATGTCATGAACTAACGACGTATTAACTTGTCATAGTTCCCTGTGCCGGACGAGGAGGGGTATCCTCCCTGTCCGCTGCCTCGCCGTCACCGGATGTCGGGAGCGGTAAGGGGACATGCCATGTCGGCTGACGTCGTATTCGTGCGTTGAATGCGATAGACAGTGCGGCCTATGGATGGCGCACGATTGGCTAGTGTGGTGAGGACTGCCGCCCTGCCGGTCCTAAAGTCCCGTTGCCGGATCTTCCCGTCCCCGGCGCGGGCCTTTGTGTCACATCGCAAGTACTTGATCTATCTGTAGTGCTTGCAGCAGTTAGATGCGAATGAATCGCATTTGATGATGAAAGGAAAATGAAGGATTGACCGAACGGTTCGGTATGGTCTGTTTTTCCGCAGGTTAAGACTGTGTTAGCATCCTGGCTCGAATTGGCTGCTGCCCCTACAGGTACCCAATAAATGATTAAGCAGCGTACGCTTAAAAATATCATCCGTGCTACCGGCGTCGGGCTGCATACCGGCGACAAGGTCTACATGACGTTGCGTCCGGCGGCACCGAACACCGGCATCGTTTTTCGTCGTACTGATCTCACTCCGCCCGTGGATATTCATGCACGTCCTGATCACGTAGGTGACACGCGTTTGTCGACTACGTTGGTGAATGGTGACGTTCGTGTTTCCACTGTGGAACATCTGCTGTCGGCGATGGCCGGTCTTGGCATCGACAACGCTTATGTCGATCTGTCCGCACCGGAAGTGCCGATCATGGACGGCAGTGCCGGTCCGTTTGTCTTCCTTCTGCAATCTGCCGGCATCGAAGAGCAGCCGGTGGCCAAGCGCTTCATCCGCATCAAGAAGGCGGTGAAGGTGCAGGAAGGCGATAAATGGGCCAGTTTCGAGCCGTTTGAAGGCTTCAAGGTCGGTTTCTCGATCGAGTTCAACCACCCGATCATCTCCAAGCGCACCTCGCGCGCCGAGATCGACTTCTCGACGACCTCGTTCGTCAAGGAAGTGAGCCGCGCGCGTACCTTCGGTTTCATGCGCGACATCGAAATGCTGCGCGAGCATAACCTCGCACTCGGCGGTTCGATGGACAACGCCGTGGTGCTCGACGACTACCGCGTGCTCAATGAAGACGGTCTTCGCTACGAAGACGAGTTCGTCAAGCACAAGATCCTCGATGCGATCGGCGATCTGTATCTGCTCGGTCACAGCCTGATCGGTGCGTATTACGCGCACAAGTCCGGTCACGAGTTGAACAACAAGCTGCTGCGCTCGTTGATGGCTGATGCTTCTGCATGGGAAGAAGTGAGCTATCAGGATGATCCGGCTACGGCCCCGATCTCCTACGCGCATCCCGCTCAGGCGATCTGAAATCGCCCGCTCCACCTCTCCAAGCCGGGTCCTTCGGGGCCCGGCTTGTTCGTTTTGTGACGTGGGTCACATTTTCAGCCTTCACGCTTTCACGTTACCGAGACGGGACCTAGAGACCCGGGCAGGGGTATGCGTGGTATAAATCTCGCTTCCCGATTCCGGGCTGGCCGCTGTCGGTTTGCTGCCCGGGAAGGACGCTTCAGCTCAGGGCGTCCTGCGGGGATTGGAATCCGCAGGTTCGGCGACGGACGCCAGTTCCAGAAATAGGGCCTTCAGTTCAGGGTCCGAGATTGATTTCGCGGCTGCCTTCAAGTGAAGTGCCGCCGCGGCTGAAAGCGGTTTTGATTGCTCCGGCTGGGGATCAGGCGGAGGAAGGGGGGCCACTTTCACGGTGACTGAGCCGGCATTCGCGCCTATGGCGCGTGCGGCAGCGAGGATTTGCGCCTGTTGCAAGCGCAACCTCGACGCCCAAGCCGGTGAGGAAGCCAAAAATACCAGGCGGTCGTCGCGGAAGTTGGCGAACCTGACTTGCTCACGCAGCGGAGGCGATAACGTCTGGCGCAGTGCGCGGTCCAAGGCTTCCAGCTTGCCGGCTTTTTTGGCTAGCGCGGCGACTGGACCAACGGCGGTAATGGATTGCGGTCCATGACCGGTGCGGGGTGTGACGGGGGCGTCGCGCTGCATCGGAAAACTACAAATTTGGTAATGACATGCAAATCATACTCGTCTCACGCGCAGGGAAGGTGCCAAGAACACTGGACCTCACCAACCAGCGGCTACGCTGGCGCGTCCTGGGTATCGGGGCGGCCGTGGTACTGGCGTTGGCCAGCCTCGGCGCCGGCGTAGCGTTGGCCGTAGCCAGTCCACGTGACCATGCACTGGCGGAAATCGACGCGCTGCACAAACAGGTGCGGCAGCAGGATCAGCAGTTGGGTGATTTGCGCGACGACGCGCACCGACAGCTCGATGCGCTGGCGATCAAGCTCGGCCAGCTGCAAGCCCAAGCCACCCGGCTGAACGCGCTCGGCGAGCGCCTGGTTCAGGTCGGCAAGCTCGATAGCGGTGAATTCAATTTCGATCAGCCGCCGCCGGTCGGCGGTGTGGAAGTCGCCAGTGGTAGCGGCTCCTATTCACTGCCGCAAACGCTCGACGCCAGCATCGATCAGCTGGGAAGCCAGTTCGATACCCAACAGGCGCAGCTCAGCGCGATGCAGAGCCTGCTCATGAACGCCCGGATCGACTCGGACCTCAAGCCGACGGGGATGCCGGCGGACGGTTACATCTCCTCCTATTTCGGCGTGCGCGCCGATCCGTTCGATGGCCGGTCCGCCTTGCACACCGGCCTGGACGTCGCTGTGCCCTATGGCAGCCCTGTGCATACCGTCGCCGAAGGCATGGTCACCTACGCCGGCGTTCGCAGCGGTTACGGCAATGTGGTCGAGATCGACCATGGCAACGGCTACATGACCCGCTACGCCCACAACAGCAAGCTGCTCGTGCGTCCTGGCCAGCACGTTCGTGTCGGCGACGAGATTGCCGAGGCAGGCTCAACCGGCCGTTCCACTGGGTCTCATGTGCACTTTGAGGTCTGGTATCACGGTCGCGTGGTCAATCCGCTGGCGTATGTGAAGAACCATCGCTGAGCGGGTTCGCATGGCACCCTTGAAAGCGCTGCGCCTTACCGCCACCCCTGTCCGAAGGCTGTTCTGAGTCACCGCGCACGGTCTCGCACTGTGCCAGCGGTCGACAACGAAGGGCGATGGCGATATGCCGGGTGCGGCGCAGGTTTCCGCGTTTGGGATACCTGCCAGACCCTAGTATCATCAATCCTTTGCCCGCCAGGATCCGTCCGGGTGGGCTTCCCTAATTTTCTGATCCGGAAGATCGATGCTCAACCGTGCCCTGACGAGCCTTTTTGGCAGCCGCAATGACCGCGTGCTGCGCCAGCTGTCCAAGACCGTCGCGCGCATCAATGCGTTCGAGCCTGAGTTCGAGAAGCTCAGCGACGAGGCCTTGCGCGGCAAGACGGCCGAATTCAAGCAGCGCATCGCCGACGGTGAAACCCTGGACAAGCTGCTGCCGGAAGCCTTCGCAGTCGTCCGCGAAGGCGCCAAGCGCGTCCTGGGCATGCGCCATTACGACGTGCAGCTGATCGGCGGCATGGTGCTGCACATGGGCAAAATCGCCGAAATGCGCACCGGCGAAGGCAAGACCCTGGTGGCGACAGCCCCGGTGTACCTCAATGCCCTGGAAGGCAAGGGTGCACACGTGGTGACGGTCAACGACTACCTTGCCAAGCGTGACGCGGCCCAGATGGGCAAGCTGTACAACTTCCTTGGCCTGAGCGTGGGTGTGGTCTGGCCGGGCATGGATCATGCCGACAAGTTCGCCGCCTATGCTGCCGACATCACCTACGGCACCAATAACGAATACGGCTTCGACTATTTGCGCGACAACATGGCGTTGTCGAAGGACCAACGCTGCCAGCGTGGCTTGCACTACGCCATCGTCGACGAAGTGGATTCGATCCTGATCGACGAAGCGCGTACGCCGCTGATCATTTCCGGCCCCGCCGAGGATTCCCCGCAGCTTTACCTTGCGGTGAACAAGATCGTGCCGCGCATGACACGGCAGGAAGTCGAAGACGGTGCAGGCGACTACTGGGTCGATGAAAAGCAAAAGCAGGTGCACCTGTCCGAAGAGGGCATGCAGCATGCAGAAGAGCTGCTGCACCAGGCGAACGTGATTGAAGAGGAAAGTAGCCTCTATGATTCGCGCAACCTGGCCATCGTGCATCACCTCAATGCGGCGCTGCGCGCCAACGCCATTTATCAGCGCGATGTGGACTACATCGTGCGCGACGGCGAAGTGATCATCGTCGACGAATTCACCGGCCGTACCTTGCCGGGCCGCCGCTGGTCCGACGGCCTGCACCAGGCGGTCGAGGCGAAGGAAGGCGTGCCGATCCAGCGCGAAAACCAGACGCTGGCCACGGTCACGTTCCAGAACCTGTTCCGCATGTACAAGAAGCTGGCCGGCATGACCGGTACGGCCGATACGGAAGCCTACGAATTCCAGACGATTTATGGCTTGGAAGTGGTCGTGATCCCGACCCACAAGCCGATGATCCGTCGGGACAATTCGGACATGGTGTTCCTGAGCCAGGAAGTGAAATACAAGGCGGTGATCGAGGACATCAGGGATTGTCATCAGCGCGGCCAGCCGGTGCTGGTGGGTACCGCATCGATCGACGTCTCCGAGCTGCTGTCCGAGTTGCTGCGCAAGGAAAAGATTCCGCACGAAGTGCTCAATGCCAAGCAGCACGAGCGCGAAGCGCACATCGTGGCGCAGGCAGGCATGCCGGGGTCGGTCACCATCGCCACCAACATGGCCGGCCGCGGTACCGACATCGTGCTTGGCGGCAGTCTGGAAGCCGCATTGGCTGCGCTGCCGGAAGATGCGTCCGAAACCGACCGCGCACGCGTCAAATCCGAGTGGAAGAAGCGCCACGAGCAGGTCATCGCTGCGGGCGGTCTGCATATCGTGGGTACGGAGCGACACGAGTCCCGCCGTATCGATAACCAGCTGCGCGGCCGTTCCGGCCGTCAGGGTGACCCGGGTTCCTCGCGTTTCTACCTCTCGTTGCAGGACAACTTGCTGCGCATCTTCGGCGGCGAAGGCCTGGTGCGCTGGATGAAGCGCTTTGGCATGAAGGAAGACGAGGCGCTGGAAGATCGCATGATCAGCCGCCAGATCGAAAAGGCGCAGCGCAAGGTTGAGCAGCACAACTTCGATATCCGCAAAAACCTGTTGGAATACGACGACGTCGCCAACGATCAGCGCAAGGTGATTTACCGCCAGCGCGATGAGTTGCTGGAAGAAGACGACGTGTCCGCCACCGTGTCCGACATTCGTGATGACGTGGTTGAGAACATTGTGCGTCGCTACGTGCCCGCCGACAGCATCGACGAGCAATGGGACCTGGCCGGTCTCGATCGCGAGCTGGAAAGCGATTTCGGTCTGTCGAGCGAACTCAAGCACTGGTTGGAACAGCAATCCGAGGCCGATGCCGGTGCGGTGCTGGAGCACGTGCGCACGCTCCTCAACGACCTGTTCGAGGCCAAGGAAAAGCAGATCGGCCCGGAAACCATGCGTCAGCTCGAGAAGCACATCATGCTGAGCGTGGTGGACAACGCCTGGAAGGAACATCTCTCCAGCATGGATTACATGCGCCAGGGCATCTACTTGCGCGGCTATGCGCAGGTGGATCCCAAGCAGGCCTTCAAGCGCGAATCCTTCGATCTGTTCTCGCAGATGTTGGCGCGTATCAAGGTCGAAGTGACCCAAATGCTCGCCCGCATTCGCATCCGCAGCGAGGAAGAAGTCGTTGCGATGGAAGCCGAGCAGCAGCGTATGGCCGAGCGGTTGCAGCGCCAGATGCAGGCCAGCGGCGGTGGCGCGCCCGTGGGTGGTGCGCTTGGGCTGGAAACGCCCGTGCAGCCGCAAGTGTCATCATCCGAGCCGACGGTGAGCGGCCCGAAGGTTGGGCGTAACGATCCATGTCCTTGCGGTTCCGGCAAGAAATATAAGCACTGTCACGGTCAGCTGAGCTGATCGTGCAGGGCTGTTGATGGGTGTGCGGTCGTAGGTTGGGTTACCCGGACTTGATCCGGTGCTAAGCCCCAACCTATGGCAGCGCGCGGCGAAGACTTAATCGCCGCTGCCAGCCAGCTGCTTGCGATGCGGCTCGGCATTCACCGTGATGTACTGCGGCTCCTCGACATCCAGGCGCAGCGCAGTGAGCTTGCCACCCCACACGCATCCTGTATCGATGCCGTAAATGCCCAGGCCGGCGAAGCGGCCCAGCGCAGACCAGTGACCGCAGACGAGGCGCATCTCGCGTCGGCGCATGCCCGGCACTTCAAACCAGGGATACATGCCGGGTTTCTGCGTGCCCGGTGCGCCTTTGCCTTCGAAGTCGATGCGGCCGTTGACATCGCAGAAGCGCATCCGGGTCAGCGTGTTGATCGAGGCGCGCATGCGCTCGATGCCTTGCAGACGGCTCGACCACGCCGCGGGACGATTGCCGAACAGGTTCTTCAGCAGCCGTGGATGACGTGGGCTGGAAAGTTCGCGCTCGATTTCCTGTGCGCAGCGTTGCGCCTGCTTGAGCGTCCAGGTGGGTGCCAGACCGGCGTGCACCATCGTCCAGCCTAGTGCTTCATCATGATGCAGCAGTTTCTGGCTGCGCAGCCATTCGAACAGAACGGGCGCGTCCTCCGCGAACAGCACTTCTCGAAGTTCGGGATTGACGCGTGCCTGCGCGTCCTGCTTGCGCAAGGCAATCGCCAGCAAACTCAGATCGTGGTTGCCCAGCGTGACGATGGTGCTGTCGCGCAGTGAATGCACCAGGCGCAGCGTGTCCAGAGATTGGCCGCCACGGTTGACCAGGTCACCGCAGAACCACAGGCGATCCTGCACGGGATCAAAGTGCAGTTTTTCCAGCAGCCGCTGCAATTCTGGATAACAGCCCTGCACATCACCGATTGCATAGGTTGCCATCAGCGCATCGCCTCAAGGGTCTGCTGCGGGCACATCATCGTGGTGCCTCTCAGTGCAGGGTGCGCGGAATGGAAAGGGTAAAGGTCGGAATGGGCGCTTCGAAGCGGGTGCCGTCGTCGGCCACCATCTCATAGCTGCCCTGCATCGTGCCGACGGCGGTCTCCAGCACAGCGCCGGAGGTGTATTCGTAATCGTCGCCTGGACGCATCCATGGCTGTTCGCCAACCACCCCTTCGCCACGCACTTCCTCGATCTTGCCATTGGCATCCGTGATCACCCAGTGACGGGTGAGCAGGCGGGCCGGAATGATACCGGCATTGTGCAGCTTGATCGTGTACGCGAACACGTAGCGGTTTTCGTCGGGCGCTGACTGGTCCGGCACAAAGCGGGTTTGCACCTGCACGTCGATCGTGTAGGGGGATTTGTCGTTCATGGGGTCATTGTACGGGCTAAGCAGGCCCAAGAGCACCGTATCGGGTAAGCCTGATGGTGATGTCAGGATGCTGTCTCGACCTTGGCAAGGCGTACAAAATCCGCGGGCGAAAGTGTTTCTGCACGCGCCTTGGGATCGACATCGGCCTGGCGAATCGCGTCGGTATCCATCCATTGCCGCAGCGCATTGCCAAGTGTCTTGCGACGCTGGGCGAAGGCTGCCTTCACGATCGTGTGCAGGCGATCGGGATCCGCATCATGGCGTGCTTCAGGCGCGATCGGTACGAGGCGTACCACCGCCGAATCGACTTTCGGCGGCGGGCGGAACGCGCCGGGCGGCACTTCGAACAGCGGTTCGACGCGGCAAGCCAGCTGCAGCATCACAGATAGCCGTCCATACACCTTGCTGCCCGGTTCGGCAGCCATGCGATCGACGACTTCTTTTTGCAACATGAAATGCATATCGCTGATGGCCGCTGCATGCTCCACGCAATGGAACAGGATCGGACTGGAGATGTAATACGGCAGATTGCCTGCAATGCGCAGGCAAGAAACCCCAGCGCGATGGGCCAACGCAGTGAAATCGACCTTCAGCACATCGGCGTGCACGATGGAAAGCTCGCCGACATCCGCTGCATTGGCCTGCAGACGGGGTATGAGATCGGTATCCAGCTCGATGGCCGTGAGTTTGCCGGCGGCGGCCAGCAATGGAAAGGTCAGCGCGCCTTCGCCAGGCCCGATCTCCACCAGGAAATCGTCGGGACGTGGCGAGATCGCGTTGACGATGCGCTCGATGTAGCGGCGCTCGTGCAGGAAGTGCTGGCCGAAGCTTTTCTTGGGGCGACTAGGGGGATTCATGACGTCCTGCTTCCCTTCACCTTGGTGAAGGGAACTTGTTGCGACGATCCACCAGATCCAGCGCCATCCTGGCAGCGGCTATCAGGCTGGAAGGATCAGCTTGGCCGCTGCCGGCGAGATCCAGCGCGGTACCGTGGTCGACGGATGTGCGAATGAAGGGCAGGCCGAGCGTGAGATTGACGGTGCGATCGAAGGCTTCGCTCTTGAGCACGGGCAATGCCTGATCGTGGTACATCGCGAGCACCGCATCGTAATGATGCCGTTGCGCTGGCACGAACGCGGTGTCCGCGGGCAGCGGCCCCAGCAAGACCATGCCTTGCTGGCGGAGCGTTTCGAGCACCGGGATGATCGTGTCGATTTCCTCGCGTCCGATATGACCGCTTTCGCCGGCGTGAGGGTTGAGCCCGAGCACGGCGATGCGTGGCTTCTCGAAGCCGAATTTCGTGCGCAGCTCGTTATGCACAATGCGCAGCGTTTGTTCCAGCGAGGCAGCGGTGATTGCAGAAGAAACGGCGTTCAACGGCAAATGCGTGGTCGCCAGGGCAACGCGCAACTCCGGGCTCGCCAGCATCATGACCACGTCAGCGTGGCTTCGCGCAGCAAAAAACTCGGTGTGGCCGCTGAAGGGGACACCTGCATCGTTGATCGAGGACTTTTGCAGCGGAGCGGTTACCACCGCGGCGTAACGCTCCTGCATGCATCCATCGGCAGCCTCGGCCAGCGTCGCCAGGACGTGCTGTGCGTTGCGTGGATCCGGATGCCCCGGCGTTTCTTCTGCGACAAGCGGGATATGGCGCACGCGCAGGCTGCCGGGCGGGCGCACGTCGATATCGCCGCCGTCGTCATCAACGAGGCGGATGGCCACGCCGCAGCGTGCCGCCGCGCGCTCGAGCAGATCTTTATCGGTTATCGCAACGAAATTGGCCGCCAGCGAGGTGGCGGCCAATCGGACGAGAAGCTCGGGACCGACACCCGCTGGCTCGCCTGCTGTCAGAGCGAGCCGGGGCAGGGCAGATCCGTTCACGGGCTGTTCGCGTGTCGTGCAGGGATCACGGGGACGGGGATGCCTTGATGCCGGCGCCGCCGTTGTCCGTATCGGTGGGCTCCTGCAGCTCAGGCGCCAGAATTTTCACATAGGCATCGGAACGCAGCTGGCGCAGGAAGTCGTCGTAGGCCTGGTCGGCTTTGCGGTTGCCGATGGCCTGACGAGCCTGGTCGCGGGCCACTTCCGTGGTCATATCGGTGTTGCGTGTACCGAGACGCTGCAGGATGTGCCAGCCGGCTTCGCTCTGGAACGGCTGCGAGATCTCGTTGTCCTTCAAATCCGCCACCTTCTGGCCGATCAGCGAGCCCCAGTCACCTTGCTGGAACCAGCCCATGTCGCCGCCGGCGTTGGCGGTCGTGTCGTCATTGGAATTGTCCTTCGCCAGCTTGGCGAAGTCTTCATGCTTGTTGACGATGCGGTTGTAGAGATCCTGCGCCTTCTGCTGAGCCTGGGTGGGTGAGAGCAGTTCGCTCGGGCGAATCAGGATCTGGCGGGCATGGAACTCAGGCACCATCTGCTTGGACGGCGCGCGCGTGCCGATCAGCTGGATGATGTGGAAGCCGGTGGGGCCATGCAGGATACCGCTGACTTCACCGGGCTTGAGCGAATCGATGGTGTCGACGAAGGCCGGCGGCACTTCGTCGATGCGGCGCCAGCCGAGGTCGCCGCCGTCCAGCGCATCGGGCGCATCGGAGAAGCGGATCGTGGCAGCCTTGAAGTTCATGCCGCCCTTGATGGCGGCCAGTGCCTGCTCGGCCTTGTTCTGTGCGGCCTGGATATCGGCTGCGGTGGCACCGCTGGGGATGCTGATCTGGATGTGGGCCAGATGCACCTCACCTGCCTTGTAGCTGGGGCTGTTGAGCAGGTTGTCGATTTCGCTGTTGGTCACCGAGACCGAATCGCGCACCACGTTCTGGTGCAGCTTCTGCACGACCAGCTGGTCGTGGAGCTGCTGGCGGAAGGAGGCATAGCTCAGGCCGCTCTGTTCCACGGCGGCGCGCAGCTGGTCGGGGCTCATTTTGTTCTGGGCCGCCACGTTCTGCACGGCCTGATCCACTTCGGCATCGGACACGCGGATGCCCTGGTCGTCGGCGCGCTGCAACTGCAGCTTCATCAGCACCAGACGGTCAAGCACTTGCCGGCGCAGCACGTCGATGGGCGGGAGCTGCCCCGGCTGGCTGGCGTACTGCTGCTGGATAGCGGCAACGGCGTCGTTCAGCTCGCTCTGCAGGATCACATCGTCTTCAACCACAGCAACGATCCGGTCGATAGGCTGCAGGCCTGAGCCGGCATCCTGCGGCGACAGGAGCTGAGCCTGGGCCAGCGACGGGATCGCCGAGACGATCGTCAGCAGGAACAACGCAAAAATCTGCTTCATCAGTGAACAGCCTTCTATCGCCGGTGGCGAGGGAAATGGTTGGTAATCCTGGACAGGAGCCTGGCCGGCCACCGCCTGGAGAGCGCCCGAACCAGCCTGGGCGCGGTTATTGATAGCCAAGGATATCACGCCGCAGGATGCTGTCCGTTTGGCCGCTGAAGGCACCCATACCCTTGAATTCCAGCTCGAACATGACGGCGGTATCGCTGCCTGGTGCTATCTGGCCGGCTGGCAAGGTCGAGATGACGCCGTCGTAACCTGTCACGTAGCGGCGGGCGACAACGCTCATTTTCACGCAGCAGCCCTCGTACTGCACGCCGGCCACCGCCTCCACCGTACGCTTGTCCATGACCGAATAAGTCCAGTCACCGATCAGGCGCCAGCGGGCGGTAAGCGGATAGACCGCCGAGATGTCATATTGTTCCAGCAGGTTCTGGCGGAAGCGGTAAGAGAAGTTGAGCACGCCGTCGAAACCCAGGCGCCGTTGCACCGTGAACGTACCTAGCTCGGTCTTGCGGGTGTTCGGGTTCCAGAGGTACTCAGTGCTCATGGTCCACTGATCGTTCAACTGGCTGCTCAGCTCGGCGACGTAGTCCGAGCCAGACCAGTCGGTAGCCTGTGTACCGGGTGTTTGGACCAACTGGGGCGTGAAATAACGGATTTGGCCGAAGGTTGCGGACAGCCGTTCCACGCCGCCGTCATCAAGCAGTCGAGTGGTTACTGCTGCGGTGAGGTTATTCGCATTCATCTGGCGGTCCGCGCCAGAGAACTGGTTTGGTGCGAACAGCATCCAATCGTCGAACGCCATCAGATTGGTATCGAACAGCGGCAGATTGGTCTGGTTGCGGTAGGGGGCATACAGGTAATACAGGCGTGGTTCTAGCGTCTGCGTGTAATCCGTACCGAACATTGATGCAACACGATCGAAAATCAGGCCTTGGTCCAGGCTGACGATCGGCAGCGAGCGGCTCGGATTAGCATCCGTGAATGGTGTGATCGTTGTGACTCCCGACAGCGAGGTGTAGGAAGTGGAATAGTTCCGGTAACCGCTGTCGAGCGAGTAAGTGGTATAGCGGTAGGCCACCTTGGGTCGAATGAACCACCACGGCCCCTGAAA from Dyella caseinilytica includes these protein-coding regions:
- the ftsA gene encoding cell division protein FtsA, yielding MKAKNEKQLVVGLDIGTSKVVAIVGEYEPGEPIEVIGIGSHVSRGMKRGSVVDIESTVHSIQRAVEEAELMAGCDIRSVYASISGSHLETRNSHGTAAIRDREVAPGDLDQVLEAASAVAIPADRKVLYKESQEYRIDGQDGIRSPVGMSGVRLEASVHLVTGAAAAVQNISKCIQRCGLSVDELVPSAVASAKSVLTDDERELGVCLVDIGAGTTDIAIYTQGAIRYTKSLPVGGDQVTNDIAYGVHTPTAHAEEIKIKYACALAQLAHAEETIQVPSVGDRPPRRLARQSLAQSVQARYEEIFEMVQDELRRSGYDSLVAAGVVLTGGAARMEGALELAEEIFHKMVRIGVPQHVNGFGEVIANPLHSTGVGLLLHGARSGGMRVSGATGGSVGGLVDKLRSWLTKNF
- the ftsZ gene encoding cell division protein FtsZ; protein product: MFELVEKLAPNAVIKVIGVGGGGGNAVAHMLNSNIEGVEFIVANTDSQAMKGCGGRMHLQLGANVTKGLGAGANPEVGRQAALEDRERIEEMLDGADMVFITCGMGGGTGTGAAPVVAQLAKEKGILTVAVVTKPFPFEGRRRMQVALKGIEDLSQHVDSLITVPNEKLLSVLGREVTLLNAFKAANDVLQGAVQGIADLITSPGLINVDFADVRTVMSEMGLSMMGTGTARGDDRAQAAAEAAINNPLLEDVNLNGACGILVNVTAGPNLTMREFDEIGRIIHDFASEDATVVIGTSLDPEMQDDVRVTVVATGLNRVAARQPVRPVTTQVEMRQRPRPMVLRTGTGNEVVDYAQPEVVASNPRGGDSQAKSADPSFDYLDIPAFLRRQAD
- the lpxC gene encoding UDP-3-O-acyl-N-acetylglucosamine deacetylase produces the protein MIKQRTLKNIIRATGVGLHTGDKVYMTLRPAAPNTGIVFRRTDLTPPVDIHARPDHVGDTRLSTTLVNGDVRVSTVEHLLSAMAGLGIDNAYVDLSAPEVPIMDGSAGPFVFLLQSAGIEEQPVAKRFIRIKKAVKVQEGDKWASFEPFEGFKVGFSIEFNHPIISKRTSRAEIDFSTTSFVKEVSRARTFGFMRDIEMLREHNLALGGSMDNAVVLDDYRVLNEDGLRYEDEFVKHKILDAIGDLYLLGHSLIGAYYAHKSGHELNNKLLRSLMADASAWEEVSYQDDPATAPISYAHPAQAI
- a CDS encoding DUF721 domain-containing protein encodes the protein MQRDAPVTPRTGHGPQSITAVGPVAALAKKAGKLEALDRALRQTLSPPLREQVRFANFRDDRLVFLASSPAWASRLRLQQAQILAAARAIGANAGSVTVKVAPLPPPDPQPEQSKPLSAAAALHLKAAAKSISDPELKALFLELASVAEPADSNPRRTP
- a CDS encoding M23 family metallopeptidase is translated as MQIILVSRAGKVPRTLDLTNQRLRWRVLGIGAAVVLALASLGAGVALAVASPRDHALAEIDALHKQVRQQDQQLGDLRDDAHRQLDALAIKLGQLQAQATRLNALGERLVQVGKLDSGEFNFDQPPPVGGVEVASGSGSYSLPQTLDASIDQLGSQFDTQQAQLSAMQSLLMNARIDSDLKPTGMPADGYISSYFGVRADPFDGRSALHTGLDVAVPYGSPVHTVAEGMVTYAGVRSGYGNVVEIDHGNGYMTRYAHNSKLLVRPGQHVRVGDEIAEAGSTGRSTGSHVHFEVWYHGRVVNPLAYVKNHR